A genomic window from Chrysoperla carnea chromosome 3, inChrCarn1.1, whole genome shotgun sequence includes:
- the LOC123295218 gene encoding uncharacterized protein LOC123295218 isoform X3, with the protein MASATRTNRSRMKFPASMLDLHRYQSTAHGHDFDGLSRVVMVRKTDQRTFASTKNGEEPKFETITRETIETFHGNRTERKVTSLEKREGIRKSPDLGFHSSSELIHQNGTGAHSKTTTPKKVSSLKKKQPGAKSPEEFANECLEAHNEYRTKHGVPPLTLSKKLCKISQKWADKIAAKGSLEQSNNTDYGENIYCSWSSAADYQPTGREPVDSWYEESKRHQYGTEPNDLRSGHFTQVIWKETTELGVAYSRGKNGRIYVVANYSPPGNFIGDFAENVPPPIDTSKPYTMSGLPTTPSSKSTPTPRPPSSSSTGAEGDFEVDCLNAHNEYRRMHGVEPLKLNRKMCKYSEEWAKALSIKGQMEHRKNSEYGENIYCSWSSNSNHRINGREAVDQWYSEVKIHVFGREPNNLKSGHFTQVVWRDSRELGVAVAKNRNGQIFVVANYSPPGNFVGSFAENVLPLGGGSKHETKAQAMKTYSLSDFSIEGVRHHNELRKKHNVPELKHNEDLTKYAKEWAEKLAAEDRFYHRPDSKYGENIFYLWSSDPNAKVSPKDVCKSWYDEIKDYSFASEPRAMKAGHFTQMIWKGSTEMGMAMARGRNGKIYVVANYNPRGNIVGQFSANVPRPR; encoded by the exons gaacCTAAATTCGAAACAATTACACGTGAAACAATTGAAACATTTCATGGGAATCGAACTGAACGTAAAGTAACTTCATTAGAAAAACGTGAAGGTATTCGAAAATCGCCTGATTTAGGATTTCATTCATCTTCAGAACTTATACATCAAAATGGTACAGGAGCACATTCAAAGACGACAACACCGAAAAAAGTCTCCTCATTAAAG aaaaaacaacCTGGAGCCAAAAGCCCTGAAGAATTTGCAAATGAATGTCTAGAAGCGCACAATGAATATCGGACGAAACATGGTGTACCTCCATTaacattaagtaaaaaattatgtaaaattagccaaaaatgggCTGATAAAATCGCTGCAAAAGGTTCTTTAGAGCAAAGTAACAATACAGATTATGgcgaaaatatatattgtagtTGGTCATCCGCTGCAGATTATCAACCAACAGGACGTGAGCCTGTTGACAGTTGGTACGAAGAAAGTAAACGCCATCAATATGGAACCGAACCAAATGATTTACGATCAGGACATTTTACGCAAGTGATTTGGAAAGAAACAACAGAGTTAGGAGTTGCATATTCGCGTGGTAAAAATGGTCGAATATATGTTGTAGCAAATTATTCCCCACCCGGTAATTTCATTGGCGATTTTGCTGAAAATGTTCCACCACCAATCGATACCAGTAAACCATATACAATGTCAGGGTTACCAACAACACCATCTTCAAAATCCACTCCAACTCCTCGCCCTCCATCCAGCTCTTCCACGGGAGCTGAAGGAGATTTTGAAGTAGATTGTTTAAATGCTCACAACGAATATAGACGAATGCACGGAGTAGAACCGttaaaattaaatcgaaaaatgtGTAAATATAGCGAAGAATGGGCAAAAGCACTATCAATTAAAGGTCAGATGGAACATCGAAAAAATTCTGAATATGGTGAAAATATCTATTGTAGTTGGTCTTCGAATTCAAATCATCGTATCAATGGCCGAGAAGCAGTGGATCAATGGTATAGTGAGGTGAAAATTCATGTATTTGGTCGTGAACCGAACAATTTAAAAAGTGGACATTTTACACAAGTTGTATGGAGAGATAGTCGTGAATTAGGTGTAGCTGTTGCTAAAAATCGTAATGGACAAATTTTTGTCGTGGCAAATTATTCACCACCAggaaattttgttggtagtttCGCTGAAAATGTTTTACCACTTGGTGGAGGAAGTAAACATGAAACAAAAGCTCAGGCAATGAAAACTTATAGTCTTTCTGACTTTTCCATAGAAGGTGTTCGGCATCATAATGAATTACGAAAAAAACATAATGTTCCTGAACTAAAACATAATGAAGAT ctaACAAAATATGCAAAAGAATGGGCAGAAAAATTAGCAGCCGAAGATCGTTTTTATCATCGTCCAGATTCAAAATatggtgaaaatattttctatttatggtCTTCAGATCCAAACGCAAAAGTTTCTCCAAAAGACGTATGCAAAAGTTGGTACGACGAGATAAAAGATTATTCGTTTGCGTCCGAGCCAAGAGCAATGAAAGCTGGTCATTTTACACAAATGATATGGAAAGGCAGCACAGAAATGGGCATGGCAATGGCAAGGGGAcgtaatggaaaaatttatgtagtTGCCAATTATAATCCACGTGGTAATATTGTTGGACAATTTAGTGCCAATGTACCTAGACCACgttaa
- the LOC123295218 gene encoding uncharacterized protein LOC123295218 isoform X5: MCTVRSRMKFPASMLDLHRYQSTAHGHDFDGLSRVVMVRKTDQRTFASTKNGEEPKFETITRETIETFHGNRTERKVTSLEKREGIRKSPDLGFHSSSELIHQNGTGAHSKTTTPKKVSSLKKKQPGAKSPEEFANECLEAHNEYRTKHGVPPLTLSKKLCKISQKWADKIAAKGSLEQSNNTDYGENIYCSWSSAADYQPTGREPVDSWYEESKRHQYGTEPNDLRSGHFTQVIWKETTELGVAYSRGKNGRIYVVANYSPPGNFIGDFAENVPPPIDTSKPYTMSGLPTTPSSKSTPTPRPPSSSSTGAEGDFEVDCLNAHNEYRRMHGVEPLKLNRKMCKYSEEWAKALSIKGQMEHRKNSEYGENIYCSWSSNSNHRINGREAVDQWYSEVKIHVFGREPNNLKSGHFTQVVWRDSRELGVAVAKNRNGQIFVVANYSPPGNFVGSFAENVLPLGGGSKHETKAQAMKTYSLSDFSIEGVRHHNELRKKHNVPELKHNEDLTKYAKEWAEKLAAEDRFYHRPDSKYGENIFYLWSSDPNAKVSPKDVCKSWYDEIKDYSFASEPRAMKAGHFTQMIWKGSTEMGMAMARGRNGKIYVVANYNPRGNIVGQFSANVPRPR; encoded by the exons gaacCTAAATTCGAAACAATTACACGTGAAACAATTGAAACATTTCATGGGAATCGAACTGAACGTAAAGTAACTTCATTAGAAAAACGTGAAGGTATTCGAAAATCGCCTGATTTAGGATTTCATTCATCTTCAGAACTTATACATCAAAATGGTACAGGAGCACATTCAAAGACGACAACACCGAAAAAAGTCTCCTCATTAAAG aaaaaacaacCTGGAGCCAAAAGCCCTGAAGAATTTGCAAATGAATGTCTAGAAGCGCACAATGAATATCGGACGAAACATGGTGTACCTCCATTaacattaagtaaaaaattatgtaaaattagccaaaaatgggCTGATAAAATCGCTGCAAAAGGTTCTTTAGAGCAAAGTAACAATACAGATTATGgcgaaaatatatattgtagtTGGTCATCCGCTGCAGATTATCAACCAACAGGACGTGAGCCTGTTGACAGTTGGTACGAAGAAAGTAAACGCCATCAATATGGAACCGAACCAAATGATTTACGATCAGGACATTTTACGCAAGTGATTTGGAAAGAAACAACAGAGTTAGGAGTTGCATATTCGCGTGGTAAAAATGGTCGAATATATGTTGTAGCAAATTATTCCCCACCCGGTAATTTCATTGGCGATTTTGCTGAAAATGTTCCACCACCAATCGATACCAGTAAACCATATACAATGTCAGGGTTACCAACAACACCATCTTCAAAATCCACTCCAACTCCTCGCCCTCCATCCAGCTCTTCCACGGGAGCTGAAGGAGATTTTGAAGTAGATTGTTTAAATGCTCACAACGAATATAGACGAATGCACGGAGTAGAACCGttaaaattaaatcgaaaaatgtGTAAATATAGCGAAGAATGGGCAAAAGCACTATCAATTAAAGGTCAGATGGAACATCGAAAAAATTCTGAATATGGTGAAAATATCTATTGTAGTTGGTCTTCGAATTCAAATCATCGTATCAATGGCCGAGAAGCAGTGGATCAATGGTATAGTGAGGTGAAAATTCATGTATTTGGTCGTGAACCGAACAATTTAAAAAGTGGACATTTTACACAAGTTGTATGGAGAGATAGTCGTGAATTAGGTGTAGCTGTTGCTAAAAATCGTAATGGACAAATTTTTGTCGTGGCAAATTATTCACCACCAggaaattttgttggtagtttCGCTGAAAATGTTTTACCACTTGGTGGAGGAAGTAAACATGAAACAAAAGCTCAGGCAATGAAAACTTATAGTCTTTCTGACTTTTCCATAGAAGGTGTTCGGCATCATAATGAATTACGAAAAAAACATAATGTTCCTGAACTAAAACATAATGAAGAT ctaACAAAATATGCAAAAGAATGGGCAGAAAAATTAGCAGCCGAAGATCGTTTTTATCATCGTCCAGATTCAAAATatggtgaaaatattttctatttatggtCTTCAGATCCAAACGCAAAAGTTTCTCCAAAAGACGTATGCAAAAGTTGGTACGACGAGATAAAAGATTATTCGTTTGCGTCCGAGCCAAGAGCAATGAAAGCTGGTCATTTTACACAAATGATATGGAAAGGCAGCACAGAAATGGGCATGGCAATGGCAAGGGGAcgtaatggaaaaatttatgtagtTGCCAATTATAATCCACGTGGTAATATTGTTGGACAATTTAGTGCCAATGTACCTAGACCACgttaa
- the LOC123295218 gene encoding uncharacterized protein LOC123295218 isoform X6 gives MIRRSRMKFPASMLDLHRYQSTAHGHDFDGLSRVVMVRKTDQRTFASTKNGEEPKFETITRETIETFHGNRTERKVTSLEKREGIRKSPDLGFHSSSELIHQNGTGAHSKTTTPKKVSSLKKKQPGAKSPEEFANECLEAHNEYRTKHGVPPLTLSKKLCKISQKWADKIAAKGSLEQSNNTDYGENIYCSWSSAADYQPTGREPVDSWYEESKRHQYGTEPNDLRSGHFTQVIWKETTELGVAYSRGKNGRIYVVANYSPPGNFIGDFAENVPPPIDTSKPYTMSGLPTTPSSKSTPTPRPPSSSSTGAEGDFEVDCLNAHNEYRRMHGVEPLKLNRKMCKYSEEWAKALSIKGQMEHRKNSEYGENIYCSWSSNSNHRINGREAVDQWYSEVKIHVFGREPNNLKSGHFTQVVWRDSRELGVAVAKNRNGQIFVVANYSPPGNFVGSFAENVLPLGGGSKHETKAQAMKTYSLSDFSIEGVRHHNELRKKHNVPELKHNEDLTKYAKEWAEKLAAEDRFYHRPDSKYGENIFYLWSSDPNAKVSPKDVCKSWYDEIKDYSFASEPRAMKAGHFTQMIWKGSTEMGMAMARGRNGKIYVVANYNPRGNIVGQFSANVPRPR, from the exons gaacCTAAATTCGAAACAATTACACGTGAAACAATTGAAACATTTCATGGGAATCGAACTGAACGTAAAGTAACTTCATTAGAAAAACGTGAAGGTATTCGAAAATCGCCTGATTTAGGATTTCATTCATCTTCAGAACTTATACATCAAAATGGTACAGGAGCACATTCAAAGACGACAACACCGAAAAAAGTCTCCTCATTAAAG aaaaaacaacCTGGAGCCAAAAGCCCTGAAGAATTTGCAAATGAATGTCTAGAAGCGCACAATGAATATCGGACGAAACATGGTGTACCTCCATTaacattaagtaaaaaattatgtaaaattagccaaaaatgggCTGATAAAATCGCTGCAAAAGGTTCTTTAGAGCAAAGTAACAATACAGATTATGgcgaaaatatatattgtagtTGGTCATCCGCTGCAGATTATCAACCAACAGGACGTGAGCCTGTTGACAGTTGGTACGAAGAAAGTAAACGCCATCAATATGGAACCGAACCAAATGATTTACGATCAGGACATTTTACGCAAGTGATTTGGAAAGAAACAACAGAGTTAGGAGTTGCATATTCGCGTGGTAAAAATGGTCGAATATATGTTGTAGCAAATTATTCCCCACCCGGTAATTTCATTGGCGATTTTGCTGAAAATGTTCCACCACCAATCGATACCAGTAAACCATATACAATGTCAGGGTTACCAACAACACCATCTTCAAAATCCACTCCAACTCCTCGCCCTCCATCCAGCTCTTCCACGGGAGCTGAAGGAGATTTTGAAGTAGATTGTTTAAATGCTCACAACGAATATAGACGAATGCACGGAGTAGAACCGttaaaattaaatcgaaaaatgtGTAAATATAGCGAAGAATGGGCAAAAGCACTATCAATTAAAGGTCAGATGGAACATCGAAAAAATTCTGAATATGGTGAAAATATCTATTGTAGTTGGTCTTCGAATTCAAATCATCGTATCAATGGCCGAGAAGCAGTGGATCAATGGTATAGTGAGGTGAAAATTCATGTATTTGGTCGTGAACCGAACAATTTAAAAAGTGGACATTTTACACAAGTTGTATGGAGAGATAGTCGTGAATTAGGTGTAGCTGTTGCTAAAAATCGTAATGGACAAATTTTTGTCGTGGCAAATTATTCACCACCAggaaattttgttggtagtttCGCTGAAAATGTTTTACCACTTGGTGGAGGAAGTAAACATGAAACAAAAGCTCAGGCAATGAAAACTTATAGTCTTTCTGACTTTTCCATAGAAGGTGTTCGGCATCATAATGAATTACGAAAAAAACATAATGTTCCTGAACTAAAACATAATGAAGAT ctaACAAAATATGCAAAAGAATGGGCAGAAAAATTAGCAGCCGAAGATCGTTTTTATCATCGTCCAGATTCAAAATatggtgaaaatattttctatttatggtCTTCAGATCCAAACGCAAAAGTTTCTCCAAAAGACGTATGCAAAAGTTGGTACGACGAGATAAAAGATTATTCGTTTGCGTCCGAGCCAAGAGCAATGAAAGCTGGTCATTTTACACAAATGATATGGAAAGGCAGCACAGAAATGGGCATGGCAATGGCAAGGGGAcgtaatggaaaaatttatgtagtTGCCAATTATAATCCACGTGGTAATATTGTTGGACAATTTAGTGCCAATGTACCTAGACCACgttaa
- the LOC123295218 gene encoding uncharacterized protein LOC123295218 isoform X7, with the protein MKFPASMLDLHRYQSTAHGHDFDGLSRVVMVRKTDQRTFASTKNGEEPKFETITRETIETFHGNRTERKVTSLEKREGIRKSPDLGFHSSSELIHQNGTGAHSKTTTPKKVSSLKKKQPGAKSPEEFANECLEAHNEYRTKHGVPPLTLSKKLCKISQKWADKIAAKGSLEQSNNTDYGENIYCSWSSAADYQPTGREPVDSWYEESKRHQYGTEPNDLRSGHFTQVIWKETTELGVAYSRGKNGRIYVVANYSPPGNFIGDFAENVPPPIDTSKPYTMSGLPTTPSSKSTPTPRPPSSSSTGAEGDFEVDCLNAHNEYRRMHGVEPLKLNRKMCKYSEEWAKALSIKGQMEHRKNSEYGENIYCSWSSNSNHRINGREAVDQWYSEVKIHVFGREPNNLKSGHFTQVVWRDSRELGVAVAKNRNGQIFVVANYSPPGNFVGSFAENVLPLGGGSKHETKAQAMKTYSLSDFSIEGVRHHNELRKKHNVPELKHNEDLTKYAKEWAEKLAAEDRFYHRPDSKYGENIFYLWSSDPNAKVSPKDVCKSWYDEIKDYSFASEPRAMKAGHFTQMIWKGSTEMGMAMARGRNGKIYVVANYNPRGNIVGQFSANVPRPR; encoded by the exons gaacCTAAATTCGAAACAATTACACGTGAAACAATTGAAACATTTCATGGGAATCGAACTGAACGTAAAGTAACTTCATTAGAAAAACGTGAAGGTATTCGAAAATCGCCTGATTTAGGATTTCATTCATCTTCAGAACTTATACATCAAAATGGTACAGGAGCACATTCAAAGACGACAACACCGAAAAAAGTCTCCTCATTAAAG aaaaaacaacCTGGAGCCAAAAGCCCTGAAGAATTTGCAAATGAATGTCTAGAAGCGCACAATGAATATCGGACGAAACATGGTGTACCTCCATTaacattaagtaaaaaattatgtaaaattagccaaaaatgggCTGATAAAATCGCTGCAAAAGGTTCTTTAGAGCAAAGTAACAATACAGATTATGgcgaaaatatatattgtagtTGGTCATCCGCTGCAGATTATCAACCAACAGGACGTGAGCCTGTTGACAGTTGGTACGAAGAAAGTAAACGCCATCAATATGGAACCGAACCAAATGATTTACGATCAGGACATTTTACGCAAGTGATTTGGAAAGAAACAACAGAGTTAGGAGTTGCATATTCGCGTGGTAAAAATGGTCGAATATATGTTGTAGCAAATTATTCCCCACCCGGTAATTTCATTGGCGATTTTGCTGAAAATGTTCCACCACCAATCGATACCAGTAAACCATATACAATGTCAGGGTTACCAACAACACCATCTTCAAAATCCACTCCAACTCCTCGCCCTCCATCCAGCTCTTCCACGGGAGCTGAAGGAGATTTTGAAGTAGATTGTTTAAATGCTCACAACGAATATAGACGAATGCACGGAGTAGAACCGttaaaattaaatcgaaaaatgtGTAAATATAGCGAAGAATGGGCAAAAGCACTATCAATTAAAGGTCAGATGGAACATCGAAAAAATTCTGAATATGGTGAAAATATCTATTGTAGTTGGTCTTCGAATTCAAATCATCGTATCAATGGCCGAGAAGCAGTGGATCAATGGTATAGTGAGGTGAAAATTCATGTATTTGGTCGTGAACCGAACAATTTAAAAAGTGGACATTTTACACAAGTTGTATGGAGAGATAGTCGTGAATTAGGTGTAGCTGTTGCTAAAAATCGTAATGGACAAATTTTTGTCGTGGCAAATTATTCACCACCAggaaattttgttggtagtttCGCTGAAAATGTTTTACCACTTGGTGGAGGAAGTAAACATGAAACAAAAGCTCAGGCAATGAAAACTTATAGTCTTTCTGACTTTTCCATAGAAGGTGTTCGGCATCATAATGAATTACGAAAAAAACATAATGTTCCTGAACTAAAACATAATGAAGAT ctaACAAAATATGCAAAAGAATGGGCAGAAAAATTAGCAGCCGAAGATCGTTTTTATCATCGTCCAGATTCAAAATatggtgaaaatattttctatttatggtCTTCAGATCCAAACGCAAAAGTTTCTCCAAAAGACGTATGCAAAAGTTGGTACGACGAGATAAAAGATTATTCGTTTGCGTCCGAGCCAAGAGCAATGAAAGCTGGTCATTTTACACAAATGATATGGAAAGGCAGCACAGAAATGGGCATGGCAATGGCAAGGGGAcgtaatggaaaaatttatgtagtTGCCAATTATAATCCACGTGGTAATATTGTTGGACAATTTAGTGCCAATGTACCTAGACCACgttaa
- the LOC123295218 gene encoding uncharacterized protein LOC123295218 isoform X4, which yields MPGLVQSRMKFPASMLDLHRYQSTAHGHDFDGLSRVVMVRKTDQRTFASTKNGEEPKFETITRETIETFHGNRTERKVTSLEKREGIRKSPDLGFHSSSELIHQNGTGAHSKTTTPKKVSSLKKKQPGAKSPEEFANECLEAHNEYRTKHGVPPLTLSKKLCKISQKWADKIAAKGSLEQSNNTDYGENIYCSWSSAADYQPTGREPVDSWYEESKRHQYGTEPNDLRSGHFTQVIWKETTELGVAYSRGKNGRIYVVANYSPPGNFIGDFAENVPPPIDTSKPYTMSGLPTTPSSKSTPTPRPPSSSSTGAEGDFEVDCLNAHNEYRRMHGVEPLKLNRKMCKYSEEWAKALSIKGQMEHRKNSEYGENIYCSWSSNSNHRINGREAVDQWYSEVKIHVFGREPNNLKSGHFTQVVWRDSRELGVAVAKNRNGQIFVVANYSPPGNFVGSFAENVLPLGGGSKHETKAQAMKTYSLSDFSIEGVRHHNELRKKHNVPELKHNEDLTKYAKEWAEKLAAEDRFYHRPDSKYGENIFYLWSSDPNAKVSPKDVCKSWYDEIKDYSFASEPRAMKAGHFTQMIWKGSTEMGMAMARGRNGKIYVVANYNPRGNIVGQFSANVPRPR from the exons gaacCTAAATTCGAAACAATTACACGTGAAACAATTGAAACATTTCATGGGAATCGAACTGAACGTAAAGTAACTTCATTAGAAAAACGTGAAGGTATTCGAAAATCGCCTGATTTAGGATTTCATTCATCTTCAGAACTTATACATCAAAATGGTACAGGAGCACATTCAAAGACGACAACACCGAAAAAAGTCTCCTCATTAAAG aaaaaacaacCTGGAGCCAAAAGCCCTGAAGAATTTGCAAATGAATGTCTAGAAGCGCACAATGAATATCGGACGAAACATGGTGTACCTCCATTaacattaagtaaaaaattatgtaaaattagccaaaaatgggCTGATAAAATCGCTGCAAAAGGTTCTTTAGAGCAAAGTAACAATACAGATTATGgcgaaaatatatattgtagtTGGTCATCCGCTGCAGATTATCAACCAACAGGACGTGAGCCTGTTGACAGTTGGTACGAAGAAAGTAAACGCCATCAATATGGAACCGAACCAAATGATTTACGATCAGGACATTTTACGCAAGTGATTTGGAAAGAAACAACAGAGTTAGGAGTTGCATATTCGCGTGGTAAAAATGGTCGAATATATGTTGTAGCAAATTATTCCCCACCCGGTAATTTCATTGGCGATTTTGCTGAAAATGTTCCACCACCAATCGATACCAGTAAACCATATACAATGTCAGGGTTACCAACAACACCATCTTCAAAATCCACTCCAACTCCTCGCCCTCCATCCAGCTCTTCCACGGGAGCTGAAGGAGATTTTGAAGTAGATTGTTTAAATGCTCACAACGAATATAGACGAATGCACGGAGTAGAACCGttaaaattaaatcgaaaaatgtGTAAATATAGCGAAGAATGGGCAAAAGCACTATCAATTAAAGGTCAGATGGAACATCGAAAAAATTCTGAATATGGTGAAAATATCTATTGTAGTTGGTCTTCGAATTCAAATCATCGTATCAATGGCCGAGAAGCAGTGGATCAATGGTATAGTGAGGTGAAAATTCATGTATTTGGTCGTGAACCGAACAATTTAAAAAGTGGACATTTTACACAAGTTGTATGGAGAGATAGTCGTGAATTAGGTGTAGCTGTTGCTAAAAATCGTAATGGACAAATTTTTGTCGTGGCAAATTATTCACCACCAggaaattttgttggtagtttCGCTGAAAATGTTTTACCACTTGGTGGAGGAAGTAAACATGAAACAAAAGCTCAGGCAATGAAAACTTATAGTCTTTCTGACTTTTCCATAGAAGGTGTTCGGCATCATAATGAATTACGAAAAAAACATAATGTTCCTGAACTAAAACATAATGAAGAT ctaACAAAATATGCAAAAGAATGGGCAGAAAAATTAGCAGCCGAAGATCGTTTTTATCATCGTCCAGATTCAAAATatggtgaaaatattttctatttatggtCTTCAGATCCAAACGCAAAAGTTTCTCCAAAAGACGTATGCAAAAGTTGGTACGACGAGATAAAAGATTATTCGTTTGCGTCCGAGCCAAGAGCAATGAAAGCTGGTCATTTTACACAAATGATATGGAAAGGCAGCACAGAAATGGGCATGGCAATGGCAAGGGGAcgtaatggaaaaatttatgtagtTGCCAATTATAATCCACGTGGTAATATTGTTGGACAATTTAGTGCCAATGTACCTAGACCACgttaa
- the LOC123295218 gene encoding uncharacterized protein LOC123295218 isoform X2: MNIENNTGHFMELSRMKFPASMLDLHRYQSTAHGHDFDGLSRVVMVRKTDQRTFASTKNGEEPKFETITRETIETFHGNRTERKVTSLEKREGIRKSPDLGFHSSSELIHQNGTGAHSKTTTPKKVSSLKKKQPGAKSPEEFANECLEAHNEYRTKHGVPPLTLSKKLCKISQKWADKIAAKGSLEQSNNTDYGENIYCSWSSAADYQPTGREPVDSWYEESKRHQYGTEPNDLRSGHFTQVIWKETTELGVAYSRGKNGRIYVVANYSPPGNFIGDFAENVPPPIDTSKPYTMSGLPTTPSSKSTPTPRPPSSSSTGAEGDFEVDCLNAHNEYRRMHGVEPLKLNRKMCKYSEEWAKALSIKGQMEHRKNSEYGENIYCSWSSNSNHRINGREAVDQWYSEVKIHVFGREPNNLKSGHFTQVVWRDSRELGVAVAKNRNGQIFVVANYSPPGNFVGSFAENVLPLGGGSKHETKAQAMKTYSLSDFSIEGVRHHNELRKKHNVPELKHNEDLTKYAKEWAEKLAAEDRFYHRPDSKYGENIFYLWSSDPNAKVSPKDVCKSWYDEIKDYSFASEPRAMKAGHFTQMIWKGSTEMGMAMARGRNGKIYVVANYNPRGNIVGQFSANVPRPR; encoded by the exons gaacCTAAATTCGAAACAATTACACGTGAAACAATTGAAACATTTCATGGGAATCGAACTGAACGTAAAGTAACTTCATTAGAAAAACGTGAAGGTATTCGAAAATCGCCTGATTTAGGATTTCATTCATCTTCAGAACTTATACATCAAAATGGTACAGGAGCACATTCAAAGACGACAACACCGAAAAAAGTCTCCTCATTAAAG aaaaaacaacCTGGAGCCAAAAGCCCTGAAGAATTTGCAAATGAATGTCTAGAAGCGCACAATGAATATCGGACGAAACATGGTGTACCTCCATTaacattaagtaaaaaattatgtaaaattagccaaaaatgggCTGATAAAATCGCTGCAAAAGGTTCTTTAGAGCAAAGTAACAATACAGATTATGgcgaaaatatatattgtagtTGGTCATCCGCTGCAGATTATCAACCAACAGGACGTGAGCCTGTTGACAGTTGGTACGAAGAAAGTAAACGCCATCAATATGGAACCGAACCAAATGATTTACGATCAGGACATTTTACGCAAGTGATTTGGAAAGAAACAACAGAGTTAGGAGTTGCATATTCGCGTGGTAAAAATGGTCGAATATATGTTGTAGCAAATTATTCCCCACCCGGTAATTTCATTGGCGATTTTGCTGAAAATGTTCCACCACCAATCGATACCAGTAAACCATATACAATGTCAGGGTTACCAACAACACCATCTTCAAAATCCACTCCAACTCCTCGCCCTCCATCCAGCTCTTCCACGGGAGCTGAAGGAGATTTTGAAGTAGATTGTTTAAATGCTCACAACGAATATAGACGAATGCACGGAGTAGAACCGttaaaattaaatcgaaaaatgtGTAAATATAGCGAAGAATGGGCAAAAGCACTATCAATTAAAGGTCAGATGGAACATCGAAAAAATTCTGAATATGGTGAAAATATCTATTGTAGTTGGTCTTCGAATTCAAATCATCGTATCAATGGCCGAGAAGCAGTGGATCAATGGTATAGTGAGGTGAAAATTCATGTATTTGGTCGTGAACCGAACAATTTAAAAAGTGGACATTTTACACAAGTTGTATGGAGAGATAGTCGTGAATTAGGTGTAGCTGTTGCTAAAAATCGTAATGGACAAATTTTTGTCGTGGCAAATTATTCACCACCAggaaattttgttggtagtttCGCTGAAAATGTTTTACCACTTGGTGGAGGAAGTAAACATGAAACAAAAGCTCAGGCAATGAAAACTTATAGTCTTTCTGACTTTTCCATAGAAGGTGTTCGGCATCATAATGAATTACGAAAAAAACATAATGTTCCTGAACTAAAACATAATGAAGAT ctaACAAAATATGCAAAAGAATGGGCAGAAAAATTAGCAGCCGAAGATCGTTTTTATCATCGTCCAGATTCAAAATatggtgaaaatattttctatttatggtCTTCAGATCCAAACGCAAAAGTTTCTCCAAAAGACGTATGCAAAAGTTGGTACGACGAGATAAAAGATTATTCGTTTGCGTCCGAGCCAAGAGCAATGAAAGCTGGTCATTTTACACAAATGATATGGAAAGGCAGCACAGAAATGGGCATGGCAATGGCAAGGGGAcgtaatggaaaaatttatgtagtTGCCAATTATAATCCACGTGGTAATATTGTTGGACAATTTAGTGCCAATGTACCTAGACCACgttaa